From the Plodia interpunctella isolate USDA-ARS_2022_Savannah chromosome 5, ilPloInte3.2, whole genome shotgun sequence genome, one window contains:
- the mRpL30 gene encoding large ribosomal subunit protein uL30m, whose protein sequence is MNRQLLQTFNPLTVLSRSKGYKAPGGIRYPGGIVYYPRNPETYTDPEYTPSKLFRVERIKTSKHFPWWQKKILDELKINEKNRVTVVKNIPEINMRLWKVKHLIKVTPITFPYGEPTEEDINYTVLKENGQCLVTKTLKPQESQIEALDKFDMDAKKMDSTTIKKDSREKWNIGFSGGF, encoded by the exons ATGAATAGGCAATTGTTGCAAACATTTAATCCACTTACTGTGCTGTCACGTTCGAAGGGATATAAGGCTCCAGGTGGAATACGATATCCTGGTGGTATAGTTTATTATCCTAG AAATCCTGAAACATACACTGACCCTGAATATACACCATCAAAATTGTTCAGAGTAGAAAGAATCAAAACTTCTAAACACTTCCCTTGGTGGCAGAAGAAAATTTTAGATGAATTGAAAATCAATGAAAag aatcGAGTCACtgttgtcaaaaatattcCTGAGATTAATATGAGGTTGTGGAAAGTGAAGCATCTTATTAAAGTGACTCCTATAACCTTCCCATATGGAGAACCAACAGAAGAAGATATAAACTATACAGTACTCAAGGAAAATGGACAGTGTCTagttacaaaaacattaaagCCACAAGAAAGCCAGATAGAAGCATTGGATAAATTTGACATGGATGCTAAAAAGATGGACTCAACTACAATCAAAAAGGATTCAAGAGAAAAATGGAATATTGGTTTTTCTGGTGgattttag
- the LOC128669921 gene encoding uncharacterized protein LOC128669921 isoform X2 — protein MKKVRFLACETVDMNDSECHSPRPFLEKRVNIEDIGLCYDYPKPVAFSLDPVHRFETSNCSPYPLVDRTNLDDSISTGPSWSPSSELELSMLDAGYHEPRKPPLNLKLFEPHLPFNSNNDDDKDNVPPQQHNKHTPSTHSIVLGSIENASKENLPNKMNGDNSFFITKGKLNKLQMQSFTNLHRQFNRLTLEKENNPASKKLDILKIGQQDSTSSTMESKRPVIFNSSSKSNLTHCSCHHCTRNVGVCDVPIDKGHLENNVPASNLLCQCMRVLPPSCNCGQCACRTSQQTHPPCHTSNTYCEPKPQNTVDKKSWAIEKYEQIQNTDCNEVQKPTSVKEKREPTVADLFKIIKLQNEQLQLLQEKVDKVISSGNNRPTNLPIQSYTTEHVSVETMNSEQHKISIGVMTSFEMVRTSTVINKEVVQQKENSQIQCNRSQLSIKEVVSKSPINMNFLDGIAPVGKNIQGNGNSKIMTGNNEEKTFNEFSLYNVQVDNATTPLMSPEQTLYLDVRDYSDSDNGSDDQSNVGWTYYNKVMTHVNGMLQDSDMPSSASALYRNTRQHCLQMQIDKTNGKIW, from the exons ATGAAGAAAGTTCGGTTTCTTGCCTGTGAAACCGTCGATATGAACGATTCAGAGTGTCACTCCCCTCGCCCTTTTCTCGAAAAGCGAGTAAACATTGAAGATATAGGTCTCTGTTACGATTACCCCAAACCTGTAGCATTTTCGCTTGATCCAGTGCATAGATTTGAAACCAGTAACTGTTCTCCTTATCCTTTGGTGGATCGAACTAATTTAGATGATTCAATTAGTACAGGGCCTAGCTGGAGCCCTTCGAGTGAATTGGAGCTGAGTATGTTGGATGCAGGATATCATGAGCCAAGGAAGCCCCCGCTgaatctaaaattatttgagcCTCATTTACCTTTTAATTCAAACAATGATGATGACAAAGATAATGTTCCACCTCAACAACACAACAAACACACACCATCCACACATTCCATTGTTTTGGGGTCTATTGAAAATGCAAGTAAAGAGAATCTTCCGAATAAGATGAATGGGGACAATAGCTTTTTTATTACCAAGGGAAAGTTAAATAAGTTACAAATGCAAAGTTTCACTAATTTACATAGACAGTTCAATAGATTAACTTtagaaaaggaaaataatcCTGCAAGTAAAAAGTTAGACATTCTGAAAATCGGGCAACAAGATTCAACTTCAAGCACAATGGAGAGCAAAAGGCCAGTTATCTTTAATTCCTCTAGCAAAAGTAACCTAACTCACTGTAGTTGTCATCACTGTACAAGAAATGTTGGAGTTTGTGATGTGCCTATTGACAAAGgacatttagaaaataatgtacCTGCTTCAAACCTTCTATGCCAGTGTATGAGGGTACTACCACCCAGCTGCAACTGTGGTCAATGTGCATGTCGGACATCTCAACAAACACATCCTCCTTGTCACACTTCAAATACATATTGTGAACCTAAACCACAGAATACAGTAGATAAAAAATCATGGGCTATAGAAAAGTATGAGCAGATCCAGAACACTGACTGTAATGAGGTACAGAAACCGACTAGTGTCAAAGAAAAGAGAGAGCCTACAGTAGCAGAtctgtttaaaataatcaagCTGCAAAATGAACAACTACAGTTACTTCAAGAGAAAGTTGATAAGGTTATTTCTTCTGGTAACAATAGGCCTACAAACCTTCCTATTCAGAGTTACACCACAGAACATGTCTCAGTAGAGACTATGAACAGTGAGCAGCATAAGATATCAATCGGAGTTATGACCAGTTTTGAAATGGTGAGGACTTCAACAGTTATAAATAAGGAGGTGGTGCAACAAAAGGAAAATTCTCAAATACAGTGTAACAGATCCCAGCTTAGTATCAAAGAAGTAGTGTCAAAATCACCAATTAACATGAACTTTTTGGATGGTATTGCACCTGTGGGAAAGAATATACAAGGAAATGGGAATAGTAAAATAATGACTGGCAATAATGAGGAGAAAACATTTAACGAGTTTAGCCTGTACAATGTTCAGGTGGATAATGCTACCACACCACTCATGTCTCCTGAGCAGACTTTGTATCTAGATGTTAGGGATTACAGTGA TTCTGATAATGGCAGTGATGACCAATCCAATGTTGGGTggacttattataataaagtaatg aCACATGTGAATGGCATGTTGCAAGACTCTGACATGCCTTCGTCAGCTAGTGCTTTGTATCGAAACACACGTCAACATTGTCTTCAGATGCAAATCGACAAAACTAAT GGTAAAATTTGGTGA
- the LOC128669921 gene encoding uncharacterized protein LOC128669921 isoform X1, which translates to MKKVRFLACETVDMNDSECHSPRPFLEKRVNIEDIGLCYDYPKPVAFSLDPVHRFETSNCSPYPLVDRTNLDDSISTGPSWSPSSELELSMLDAGYHEPRKPPLNLKLFEPHLPFNSNNDDDKDNVPPQQHNKHTPSTHSIVLGSIENASKENLPNKMNGDNSFFITKGKLNKLQMQSFTNLHRQFNRLTLEKENNPASKKLDILKIGQQDSTSSTMESKRPVIFNSSSKSNLTHCSCHHCTRNVGVCDVPIDKGHLENNVPASNLLCQCMRVLPPSCNCGQCACRTSQQTHPPCHTSNTYCEPKPQNTVDKKSWAIEKYEQIQNTDCNEVQKPTSVKEKREPTVADLFKIIKLQNEQLQLLQEKVDKVISSGNNRPTNLPIQSYTTEHVSVETMNSEQHKISIGVMTSFEMVRTSTVINKEVVQQKENSQIQCNRSQLSIKEVVSKSPINMNFLDGIAPVGKNIQGNGNSKIMTGNNEEKTFNEFSLYNVQVDNATTPLMSPEQTLYLDVRDYSDSDNGSDDQSNVGWTYYNKVMTHVNGMLQDSDMPSSASALYRNTRQHCLQMQIDKTNVSVTKRVKFGDDPLGIHQPHIYAGSTDTSMKMNQLAAKYLQRAPAPPQFQAPAKSTPFDMSFATRNYMERHKLLQGGPVFPKEPTPVDIPRFLDITALKQQPKLL; encoded by the exons ATGAAGAAAGTTCGGTTTCTTGCCTGTGAAACCGTCGATATGAACGATTCAGAGTGTCACTCCCCTCGCCCTTTTCTCGAAAAGCGAGTAAACATTGAAGATATAGGTCTCTGTTACGATTACCCCAAACCTGTAGCATTTTCGCTTGATCCAGTGCATAGATTTGAAACCAGTAACTGTTCTCCTTATCCTTTGGTGGATCGAACTAATTTAGATGATTCAATTAGTACAGGGCCTAGCTGGAGCCCTTCGAGTGAATTGGAGCTGAGTATGTTGGATGCAGGATATCATGAGCCAAGGAAGCCCCCGCTgaatctaaaattatttgagcCTCATTTACCTTTTAATTCAAACAATGATGATGACAAAGATAATGTTCCACCTCAACAACACAACAAACACACACCATCCACACATTCCATTGTTTTGGGGTCTATTGAAAATGCAAGTAAAGAGAATCTTCCGAATAAGATGAATGGGGACAATAGCTTTTTTATTACCAAGGGAAAGTTAAATAAGTTACAAATGCAAAGTTTCACTAATTTACATAGACAGTTCAATAGATTAACTTtagaaaaggaaaataatcCTGCAAGTAAAAAGTTAGACATTCTGAAAATCGGGCAACAAGATTCAACTTCAAGCACAATGGAGAGCAAAAGGCCAGTTATCTTTAATTCCTCTAGCAAAAGTAACCTAACTCACTGTAGTTGTCATCACTGTACAAGAAATGTTGGAGTTTGTGATGTGCCTATTGACAAAGgacatttagaaaataatgtacCTGCTTCAAACCTTCTATGCCAGTGTATGAGGGTACTACCACCCAGCTGCAACTGTGGTCAATGTGCATGTCGGACATCTCAACAAACACATCCTCCTTGTCACACTTCAAATACATATTGTGAACCTAAACCACAGAATACAGTAGATAAAAAATCATGGGCTATAGAAAAGTATGAGCAGATCCAGAACACTGACTGTAATGAGGTACAGAAACCGACTAGTGTCAAAGAAAAGAGAGAGCCTACAGTAGCAGAtctgtttaaaataatcaagCTGCAAAATGAACAACTACAGTTACTTCAAGAGAAAGTTGATAAGGTTATTTCTTCTGGTAACAATAGGCCTACAAACCTTCCTATTCAGAGTTACACCACAGAACATGTCTCAGTAGAGACTATGAACAGTGAGCAGCATAAGATATCAATCGGAGTTATGACCAGTTTTGAAATGGTGAGGACTTCAACAGTTATAAATAAGGAGGTGGTGCAACAAAAGGAAAATTCTCAAATACAGTGTAACAGATCCCAGCTTAGTATCAAAGAAGTAGTGTCAAAATCACCAATTAACATGAACTTTTTGGATGGTATTGCACCTGTGGGAAAGAATATACAAGGAAATGGGAATAGTAAAATAATGACTGGCAATAATGAGGAGAAAACATTTAACGAGTTTAGCCTGTACAATGTTCAGGTGGATAATGCTACCACACCACTCATGTCTCCTGAGCAGACTTTGTATCTAGATGTTAGGGATTACAGTGA TTCTGATAATGGCAGTGATGACCAATCCAATGTTGGGTggacttattataataaagtaatg aCACATGTGAATGGCATGTTGCAAGACTCTGACATGCCTTCGTCAGCTAGTGCTTTGTATCGAAACACACGTCAACATTGTCTTCAGATGCAAATCGACAAAACTAATGTTAGTGTGACTaaaag GGTAAAATTTGGTGATGATCCACTTGGGATCCACCAGCCGCACATCTACGCGGGTTCGACCGACACCAGTATGAAGATGAACCAGCTCGCGGCCAAGTACCTACAGCGtgcgccggcgccgccgcAGTTTCAGGCGCCCGCCAAGTCTACTCCTTTTGACATGTCCTTTGCTACAAGAAATTATATGGAGAGGCACAAGTTATTGCAAG GTGGTCCTGTTTTCCCGAAAGAGCCCACACCAGTCGACATACCAAGATTTTTAGATATAACTGCTTTGAAACAACAACCTAagttgttgtaa